A region from the Drosophila ananassae strain 14024-0371.13 chromosome 2L, ASM1763931v2, whole genome shotgun sequence genome encodes:
- the LOC6501675 gene encoding uncharacterized protein CG43427 isoform X4 has translation MEATEQDVMLEGGEDLMSTSATSANGDDPNGCGRKSSITSPDPTSYVAKARVTRPTPPPPSKNPMQFVQIKPCNLYQTAQQQLKKAEEVKKLKEVKKEEPEEWQNNLDNWKSSRRKRVEHIIDRVVETKKLELEEHDRMRRKSKTFTEMMEERAERGGSRGRAKLASLAVYNEDEANDLSDLGIGTSSASGKSSLSEDYDNNSVMSDHAAELDKAIGAAGSGAAGSASRNIDELQNHINRNGGNSNHGNGVPIGQASTSKAAGREYISSPGYDTSSSTAPASSPDPCEYTYEGAIQDYKQRVQRASSNGNGNTNGKANGEPIAYPTRRGSKIEDRLSGFEVTSPSDTQEGVEKQKVDVPKVDISKRKEIFEQAKAAPSNGAPPTAPKVVLRDRLTNGNGTSSGATKPEVKRLSGDITSIRDRMQSLEQQRNAFNSSKSVDVPVPPLKQRLNSLQQSVTKEEHKKPMVALIDARQLEIMRGEEERMRQQQKEQQKQQLQATVVAPPALIVEEPPVVATNDDSGIQEDTNDELQQQQQQLNAAIAALALEERQLEEAANAVNQIEAEFDELTDLNPSPLPPSPAHPSVQAASAPSASSSTPTTSSIQAPNQSAAAPPLRDMEFSLHSLHAYCQQKLLQVYNFRDQRSS, from the exons ATGGAGGCCACCGAACAGGACGTTATGCTGGAGGGCGGCGAAGACCTGATGTCCACATCGGCCACGTCCGCGAATGGCGATGACCCAAATGGTTGTGGCAGGAAGTCG TCCATAACCTCGCCGGATCCCACATCGTACGTGGCCAAGGCTCGAGTTACGCGGCCCACGCCGCCGCCTCCGTCGAAGAACCCGATGCAGTTCGTCCAGATCAAGCCCTGCAATCTGTACCAGACCGCCCAGCAGCAGCTGAAGAAGGCCGAGGAGGTCAAGAAGTTGAAGGAGGTGAAGAAGGAGGAGCCCGAGGAGTGGCAGAAC aACCTTGACAATTGGAAATCGTCAAGGCGAAAACGTGTCGAACACATCATCGATCGTGTGGTGGAGACGAAGAAACTCGAGCTGGAGGAGCATGATCGAATGCGACGAAAATCGAAAACATTCACCGAAATGATGGAGGAGAG GGCCGAAAGGGGAGGATCCCGTGGACGTGCCAAGCTGGCCTCCTTGGCGGTTTACAACGAGGACGAGGCCAACGATCTGAGCGATTTGGGCATAGGAACCAGCAGTGCCAGCGGCAAGAGCAGCCTATCCGAGGATTACGACAATAATAGCGTTATG AGCGACCATGCCGCCGAACTGGACAAGGCTATAGGAGCTGCTGGTTCTGGAGCTGCCGGGTCTGCTTCCCGGAACATCGACGAGCTACAAAATCATATCAACCGGAATGGAGGCAACAGCAACCACGGCAACGGAGTGCCCATTGGCCAGGCCAGCACATCCAAGGCAGCTGGCAGGGAGTACATCTCCTCGCCGGGATACGACACCTCGTCGAGCACAGCGCCGGCCAGTTCGCCAGATCCTTGCGAGTACACCTACGAGGGCGCCATCCAGGACTACAAGCAGCGGGTCCAGAGGGCCAGTAGCAACGGTAATGGCAACACCAACGGGAAGGCCAACGGAGAGCCCATCGCCTATCCCACGCGACGCGGATCCAAGATCGAGGATCGACTCAGTGGCTTCGAGGTGACCTCGCCCAGCGACACGCAGGAGGGCGTTGAGAAGCAGAAGGTGGACGTGCCGAAGGTGGATATTTCGAAACGCAAGGAGATTTTCGAGCAGGCCAAGGCAGCTCCGTCCAACGGAGCTCCACCCACCGCTCCCAAGGTAGTGCTCCGGGACCGCCTCACCAACGGAAATGGAACATCCTCCGGAGCCACCAAGCCGGAGGTGAAGCGCTTGTCTGGCGACATAACTAGCATCCGCGATCGCATGCAGAGCTTGGAGCAGCAGCGGAATGCTTTCAACTCCAGCAAGAGTGTGGATGTGCCGGTGCCGCCACTCAAGCAGCGGCTCAACAGTCTGCAGCAGTCCGTTACCAAAGAGGAGCACAAGAAGCCGATGGTGGCCCTGATCGATGCCCGCCAGCTGGAGATCATGAGGGGCGAGGAGGAGCGCATGCGACAGCAGCAAAaggagcagcagaagcagcagctcCAGGCCACTGTGGTGGCTCCGCCGGCCCTAATTGTGGAGGAGCCGCCAGTAGTGGCCACTAACGACGATAGCGGCATCCAGGAGGACACCAACGACGagctgcagcaacagcagcagcaactgaaTGCGGCGATTGCCGCCCTAGCCCTGGAGGAGCgccagctggaggaggcggccAACGCGGTTAACCAGATTGAAGCCGAGTTTGACGAGCTCACAGACCTGAATCCCTCGCCGCTGCCACCTTCACCAGCACATCCATCAGTCCAGGCAGCATCGGCTCCATCTGCCTCTTCATCAACTCCGACTACATCATCAATTCAAGCGCCCAACCAGTCGGCCGCTGCTCCTCCATTGCGGGACATGGAATTTAGT TTACATAGTTTACATGCTTACTGCCAGCAAAAGTTGTTGCAAGTATACAATTTCCGAG ATCAACGAAGCTCTTGA